From the Billgrantia sulfidoxydans genome, one window contains:
- a CDS encoding 7-cyano-7-deazaguanine/7-aminomethyl-7-deazaguanine transporter, whose protein sequence is MFVLSQAQQRRCLLLLVSFHILVIAASNYLVQLPFTLFGFHTTWGAFSFPFIFLATDLTVRLFGKEPARAIIMRVMLPALLVSYVVSVVFPRGTFIGFAALGEWNLFVARIALASFMAYVLGQLLDVQVFDRLRTLRAWWIAPAVSTVLGNLADTAAFFAMAFHRSPDPFMASNWVEIATVDYVIKLAISLLFFLPLYGVLLAWLSRRLVSLTGQQDLAPQHL, encoded by the coding sequence ATGTTCGTACTGTCGCAAGCGCAGCAACGCCGCTGCCTGCTGCTGCTGGTGTCATTCCATATCCTGGTGATCGCGGCCAGCAATTATCTCGTGCAGTTGCCCTTCACGCTGTTCGGGTTTCATACCACCTGGGGGGCGTTCAGTTTTCCCTTCATTTTCCTCGCCACCGATCTCACGGTGAGGCTGTTCGGCAAGGAGCCGGCCCGGGCCATCATCATGCGGGTCATGCTCCCCGCGCTGCTCGTCTCCTATGTCGTCTCGGTGGTCTTTCCCCGCGGCACCTTCATCGGCTTCGCCGCGCTCGGGGAGTGGAACCTGTTCGTGGCTCGCATCGCACTGGCGAGCTTCATGGCCTACGTGCTGGGCCAGCTTCTCGACGTTCAGGTCTTCGACCGCCTGCGCACCCTGCGCGCCTGGTGGATAGCGCCGGCGGTTTCCACCGTGCTGGGCAACCTCGCCGATACCGCGGCCTTCTTCGCCATGGCGTTCCATCGCAGCCCCGACCCCTTCATGGCCTCGAACTGGGTCGAGATCGCCACCGTCGACTACGTGATCAAGCTTGCCATCAGCCTGCTGTTCTTCCTGCCGCTGTATGGCGTGCTGCTGGCATGGCTGAGCCGGAGGCTGGTGTCGCTCACCGGACAGCAGGATCTCGCGCCGCAACATCTGTGA
- a CDS encoding alpha/beta fold hydrolase translates to MSVELNYHDTGGEGTPLVVVHGLLGSADNWRSHVRQWQARRRVVAVDLRNHGRSPHAEGMSYREMAADVLALMDRLRIDKAHLLGHSMGGKVVISLARQVPERVASLIVADIAPQAYGHDHDAVFAGLRHLERGKPENRREADALLAEHVAERATRLFLATNLERGEHGGLKLRVGLDQIEAGYRDIMQAPAGEGAFEGPTLVLRGGKSHYVPDTALANLREVLPNSRLVTLEEAGHWLHAEQPEAFQSAVEEFLDSLPD, encoded by the coding sequence ATGAGCGTCGAACTCAACTACCACGACACCGGAGGAGAGGGCACGCCGCTGGTCGTGGTCCACGGCCTGCTGGGCAGCGCCGACAACTGGCGTTCGCACGTCAGGCAGTGGCAGGCTCGCCGACGGGTGGTGGCTGTCGACCTGCGCAACCATGGCCGCTCGCCGCATGCCGAGGGCATGAGCTATCGCGAGATGGCGGCCGACGTGCTGGCCCTGATGGATCGCCTGCGCATCGACAAGGCGCACCTGCTCGGCCACTCCATGGGCGGCAAGGTCGTCATCAGCCTGGCGCGACAGGTGCCTGAGCGCGTGGCATCACTGATCGTGGCGGATATCGCGCCGCAGGCCTATGGCCATGACCACGACGCCGTCTTCGCCGGGCTCCGGCACCTCGAGCGAGGCAAGCCGGAGAATCGGCGTGAGGCCGACGCCTTGCTGGCCGAACATGTCGCCGAGCGTGCCACTCGGCTGTTCCTGGCCACCAACCTGGAGCGTGGGGAGCATGGCGGGCTGAAGCTGCGAGTCGGCCTCGACCAGATCGAGGCCGGCTATCGCGACATCATGCAGGCCCCCGCCGGTGAGGGCGCCTTCGAGGGGCCGACGCTGGTGCTGCGAGGCGGGAAGTCGCACTACGTCCCGGATACGGCGCTGGCGAACCTGCGCGAGGTGCTCCCCAACTCGCGCCTGGTGACCCTCGAGGAGGCTGGCCACTGGTTGCACGCCGAGCAACCCGAGGCGTTCCAGTCGGCGGTCGAGGAGTTCCTGGATTCACTGCCAGACTGA
- a CDS encoding ABC transporter substrate-binding protein encodes MAKPHRRCMARALAGTIAILAVSLSLQLVADADREAALPAPPLELELESIVKVPPELRDTETLAPSEAAAVVEVPPAVEGRGVLAPLLEDEPSGQQEPRAEPAAEVPSMVSVPAEPIVPPPTTRLTVTLDWYLNPQHAALLVARERGMFARRGLDVALIAPADPSVPAKLLAAGRTDLALGRQPQLHLLVDKGMPVVRVATLIATPVSGLLVSDALGSDSGEIPLEGLRIGVTDGDGRDVVLASMLTELLGTAMGLELVELEEVGYSALAAMREQRVDGLVMHHRFLLPRQLADEGVMTRTLPSEAYGLPAHDGLILMANRDRLNGKRDAVRRLVSALEEAALWIVNHPHEAWQLLETAEPALADHTGRDAWNDIVPRLALQPAAVDRGRYLRFEQFLLEAGVVETATPLERLAVDLGTTAP; translated from the coding sequence ATGGCCAAGCCCCATCGACGCTGCATGGCTCGCGCCCTGGCTGGAACGATCGCAATTCTGGCCGTATCGCTTTCCCTTCAGCTCGTGGCCGATGCCGACCGGGAAGCCGCCCTGCCAGCCCCTCCGCTCGAGCTTGAGCTCGAGAGCATCGTCAAGGTTCCTCCCGAGCTGCGCGACACGGAGACCCTGGCGCCAAGCGAAGCTGCGGCAGTGGTCGAGGTGCCTCCGGCGGTCGAGGGCCGGGGTGTCCTCGCGCCACTGCTGGAGGACGAACCATCCGGCCAGCAGGAGCCTCGGGCCGAGCCTGCCGCGGAGGTGCCCTCGATGGTCAGTGTGCCTGCCGAACCAATCGTGCCACCGCCTACGACCCGCCTCACCGTCACCCTGGACTGGTACCTCAACCCCCAGCATGCCGCCCTGCTCGTGGCACGTGAACGAGGCATGTTTGCACGCCGCGGGCTGGATGTGGCGCTGATCGCGCCAGCGGATCCCAGCGTGCCTGCCAAGCTGCTGGCGGCGGGACGCACCGACCTGGCACTCGGGCGCCAACCTCAACTGCACCTGCTGGTCGACAAGGGGATGCCGGTGGTGCGCGTGGCCACGCTGATCGCGACTCCCGTTTCCGGCCTGCTAGTGAGCGATGCGCTCGGAAGCGACAGCGGTGAGATCCCTCTCGAGGGGCTGCGCATCGGTGTCACCGACGGCGACGGCCGTGATGTGGTGCTGGCCAGCATGCTCACGGAGCTGCTGGGCACGGCCATGGGGCTCGAGCTGGTGGAGCTCGAGGAGGTCGGCTACTCTGCCCTGGCGGCCATGCGCGAGCAGCGAGTCGACGGGTTGGTGATGCATCATCGCTTCCTGCTGCCACGACAGCTGGCGGACGAAGGCGTGATGACACGAACGTTGCCGAGCGAGGCGTACGGCTTGCCTGCCCACGATGGACTGATTTTGATGGCCAATCGTGACCGGCTCAATGGCAAGCGTGATGCCGTGCGCCGACTGGTCTCGGCGTTGGAGGAGGCCGCCCTGTGGATCGTCAACCATCCGCATGAGGCCTGGCAGCTGTTGGAGACGGCCGAGCCCGCACTTGCCGACCACACCGGGCGCGACGCCTGGAACGATATCGTTCCTCGCCTTGCGTTGCAGCCTGCGGCCGTGGATCGCGGGCGCTACCTGCGGTTCGAGCAGTTCCTGCTCGAGGCGGGCGTGGTCGAGACCGCAACGCCGCTGGAGCGGCTCGCCGTCGATCTCGGCACGACCGCTCCCTGA
- a CDS encoding potassium/proton antiporter, translated as MDTINTLFLLSGFLIALSVVASRISSMVGLPLLLIFLGLGMLAGEEGILGIQFDDYSLAFLIGHLALAMILLDGGLRTRLKTFRVGFKPALSLATLGVFVTSGVVGVFAMWVFDLTLVQGLLVGAIVGSTDAAAVFSMLSGRGVHLNERVSATLEIESGTNDPMAIFLTLLLVELLVGDIRGPLETAMFMVLQFGLATLIGLGGGWLSAKLLRWLDLAPGLYSLLALGLGFCVFGATSFLGGSGFLAIYLTGLMIGNQPGRHLNFILPVHDGLAWLSQIGLFLILGLLVNPSGLLEFALPAALVALALIFVARPLAVLLTVKPFFRFRWREIGFISWVGLRGAVPIVLAIFPVIGGVENAALYFNVAFAVVLLSLLIQGGTLPLMARWTKVEVPLGVTPDHRGPLGILPENDYEMFVYKVDNQDLDDVPIRLLRFPSGAVISALFRQHAMLHPKGSTRLKPGDVICVIGRSEDLPALNRLFSGDAKLKRERAFFGTFTFDGDALMKDIAGVYGLTLSPGESEMTLAEFVSLRVGGHPVVGDDIDWHGIHWVISEMDGNRVTRVGLRLY; from the coding sequence ATGGACACCATCAATACGCTTTTCCTGCTTTCCGGTTTTCTGATCGCCCTCAGCGTCGTGGCCAGTCGTATCTCTTCCATGGTGGGGCTGCCCTTGCTGTTGATCTTCCTGGGCCTGGGGATGCTGGCGGGCGAGGAGGGGATCCTTGGCATCCAGTTCGACGACTACTCGCTGGCGTTTCTGATTGGTCACCTTGCGTTGGCCATGATCCTGCTGGATGGCGGGCTGCGCACCCGCCTCAAGACCTTTCGTGTCGGCTTCAAGCCCGCGCTGTCGCTGGCCACACTCGGCGTGTTCGTCACCAGCGGCGTGGTGGGGGTATTCGCCATGTGGGTGTTCGACCTCACCCTGGTCCAGGGGCTGCTGGTGGGAGCCATCGTCGGCTCGACGGACGCCGCGGCGGTGTTCTCGATGCTCAGCGGGCGTGGCGTCCATCTCAACGAGCGCGTCAGTGCCACGCTCGAGATCGAATCCGGCACCAACGATCCGATGGCCATCTTCCTGACCCTGCTGCTGGTCGAACTGTTGGTGGGCGACATCCGCGGCCCGCTCGAGACCGCGATGTTCATGGTGCTGCAGTTCGGTCTCGCCACGTTGATCGGCCTGGGCGGCGGCTGGCTGAGCGCCAAGTTACTGCGTTGGCTCGATCTCGCCCCCGGGCTGTACTCGCTGCTGGCCCTGGGCCTGGGCTTCTGTGTCTTCGGTGCCACCAGTTTTCTCGGCGGAAGCGGCTTCCTGGCGATCTACCTGACCGGGCTGATGATCGGTAACCAGCCGGGGCGTCACCTCAACTTCATCCTTCCCGTACATGACGGCCTGGCATGGCTGAGCCAGATCGGCCTGTTCTTGATCCTGGGCCTGCTGGTCAATCCATCCGGGCTGCTCGAGTTCGCCTTGCCGGCCGCGCTGGTGGCCCTGGCCTTGATCTTCGTCGCCCGACCGCTGGCGGTGCTGCTCACGGTGAAGCCCTTCTTCCGCTTTCGCTGGCGTGAGATCGGCTTCATCTCGTGGGTGGGATTGCGCGGGGCGGTCCCCATCGTGCTCGCCATCTTCCCCGTCATCGGCGGGGTGGAGAATGCCGCGCTCTATTTCAACGTCGCATTCGCCGTGGTGCTGTTGTCGCTGTTGATCCAGGGCGGAACCTTGCCGTTGATGGCGCGCTGGACGAAGGTGGAGGTTCCCCTGGGAGTCACCCCGGACCACCGTGGACCGCTAGGGATCCTGCCCGAGAACGACTACGAGATGTTCGTCTATAAGGTGGACAACCAGGACCTCGACGATGTCCCCATTCGCCTGCTGCGCTTCCCCTCCGGCGCGGTGATCTCGGCACTCTTCCGTCAGCATGCCATGCTGCATCCCAAGGGCAGCACCCGACTCAAGCCCGGCGACGTCATCTGCGTCATCGGGCGCAGCGAGGATCTGCCGGCCCTCAATCGGCTCTTCAGTGGGGATGCCAAGCTCAAGCGCGAGCGCGCCTTCTTCGGCACCTTCACCTTCGACGGCGATGCGTTGATGAAGGACATCGCCGGTGTCTACGGCCTGACCCTCAGCCCCGGGGAGAGCGAGATGACGCTCGCCGAGTTCGTTTCACTGCGCGTGGGCGGCCACCCCGTAGTGGGCGACGACATCGACTGGCATGGCATTCATTGGGTCATCAGCGAGATGGACGGCAACCGTGTGACTCGCGTCGGCCTGCGCCTCTATTGA
- a CDS encoding DUF2795 domain-containing protein, translated as MTRGLGGRSPANITHHLQGVDFPARRDDLIAQAQANGAEDEVLEVVRRLPEQEYESMADVTKGVGEVE; from the coding sequence ATGACTCGAGGACTCGGAGGTCGCTCACCTGCCAACATCACGCACCATCTGCAGGGCGTGGATTTTCCCGCCCGGCGCGATGACCTGATCGCTCAGGCCCAGGCCAATGGCGCGGAGGACGAGGTCTTGGAGGTCGTTCGGCGTTTGCCGGAACAGGAATACGAGAGCATGGCCGATGTCACCAAGGGCGTCGGTGAGGTCGAATAA
- the nhaD gene encoding sodium:proton antiporter NhaD, whose amino-acid sequence MPTGCCSQTRLRKSLRWPSALLLAFGILLFSPAALAVTGSLDLTDSTVGYVAVAIFVLAYALVMGEEKLHMRKSKPVLVAAGLIWVMIGWVYVQSGMPTEAEHAFRETLLEFAELMLFLLVAMTYINAMDERRVFDALRSWMIRKGFSYKQLFWLTGSLSFIISPIADNLTTAMLMCAVVTKVAEGDKRFINLACINIVVAANAGGAFSPFGDITTLMVWQAGIVQFYEFFTLLVPSLVNFLIPAVLMTFFINNRKPEGVYEDVWLKRGARRIILLFLLTITTAVACHTLLHLPPVLGMMTGLGYLQFFGYFLRMTLPRSLEKKRIRYTRRGDERKLRQLGSVVPFDVFNRVARAEWDTLLFFYGVVVAVGGLGFLGYLGLLSEALYAGWDATWANIVLGVVSAVVDNIPVMFAVLTMEPDMSHGHWLLITLTAGVGGSLLSIGSAAGVALMGQARGSYTFIGHLRWAPAIAVGYAASVAAHLWLNAASFAISG is encoded by the coding sequence ATGCCAACTGGTTGCTGTTCACAAACCAGGCTACGGAAATCGCTCCGTTGGCCGAGTGCCCTATTGCTTGCTTTCGGCATCCTGCTGTTCAGCCCTGCCGCTCTGGCGGTGACTGGCAGCCTTGATCTGACCGATTCGACCGTCGGTTATGTGGCTGTCGCCATCTTCGTGCTCGCCTATGCGCTGGTGATGGGCGAAGAAAAATTGCACATGCGCAAGTCCAAGCCGGTGCTGGTGGCTGCCGGTCTGATCTGGGTCATGATCGGCTGGGTCTACGTGCAGTCTGGCATGCCCACCGAGGCCGAGCACGCCTTTCGCGAGACGCTGCTCGAATTCGCCGAGCTGATGCTGTTCCTGCTGGTGGCGATGACCTACATCAATGCCATGGACGAGCGGCGCGTCTTCGATGCCCTGCGCTCCTGGATGATTCGCAAGGGGTTCAGCTACAAGCAGCTGTTCTGGCTGACCGGCTCCCTCTCCTTCATCATCTCGCCCATCGCCGACAACCTCACGACGGCCATGCTGATGTGTGCTGTCGTCACCAAAGTGGCCGAGGGTGACAAGCGCTTCATCAACCTGGCCTGCATCAACATCGTCGTGGCCGCCAATGCCGGCGGTGCCTTCAGCCCCTTCGGCGATATCACCACCCTGATGGTCTGGCAGGCGGGAATTGTCCAGTTCTACGAATTCTTCACCTTGCTGGTGCCTTCGCTGGTGAATTTCCTCATCCCGGCCGTGCTGATGACCTTCTTCATCAACAACCGCAAGCCGGAAGGCGTCTATGAGGATGTCTGGCTCAAGCGTGGCGCGCGCCGCATCATTCTGCTGTTCCTGCTGACCATCACGACCGCCGTGGCCTGCCATACCCTGCTGCACCTGCCGCCGGTGCTGGGGATGATGACCGGTCTTGGCTACCTGCAGTTCTTCGGTTACTTCCTGCGCATGACGCTGCCGCGTTCGCTGGAGAAGAAGCGCATCCGCTATACCCGTCGCGGTGACGAGCGCAAGCTGCGTCAGTTGGGCAGCGTGGTTCCCTTCGATGTCTTCAACCGCGTGGCACGCGCGGAGTGGGATACCCTGCTGTTCTTCTACGGCGTGGTAGTCGCCGTCGGCGGTCTCGGCTTCCTGGGCTATCTCGGCCTGCTTTCCGAGGCGCTCTACGCGGGCTGGGACGCCACCTGGGCCAATATCGTGCTGGGTGTGGTTTCCGCCGTGGTCGACAACATCCCGGTGATGTTTGCCGTGCTCACCATGGAGCCCGACATGTCGCACGGACATTGGCTGCTGATCACCCTGACGGCCGGTGTCGGCGGCAGCCTGCTGTCGATCGGCTCCGCCGCCGGCGTCGCGCTGATGGGCCAGGCGCGCGGCAGCTATACCTTCATTGGGCACTTGCGCTGGGCACCCGCCATTGCAGTGGGCTATGCCGCCAGCGTGGCCGCCCACCTCTGGCTCAACGCGGCGAGTTTTGCCATCTCCGGTTGA
- a CDS encoding NUDIX hydrolase, which translates to MKVRPAPAVAAAVVDRGKVLMVRRRHPPNADMLALPGGRVEPGETLFEAAVRELREETGVDAEAQRVLTAIDQIQCDEAGRLLSHFVIVVVECRWTGGRAMAGDDASDARWLDAVQLSEDAELCASARQIALELLTVAEFR; encoded by the coding sequence ATGAAGGTGAGGCCAGCCCCGGCGGTTGCGGCAGCCGTGGTGGATCGGGGCAAGGTGTTGATGGTTCGCCGGCGTCACCCTCCCAATGCCGATATGCTCGCGCTGCCGGGAGGGCGCGTCGAGCCGGGCGAGACGCTGTTCGAGGCCGCCGTGCGCGAGTTGCGCGAGGAGACCGGTGTCGACGCCGAAGCGCAGCGCGTGCTGACCGCCATCGATCAGATCCAGTGCGATGAGGCGGGTCGCTTGCTCAGCCACTTCGTCATCGTGGTAGTGGAATGCCGCTGGACGGGAGGGCGCGCGATGGCAGGTGACGACGCGAGCGATGCCCGCTGGCTGGATGCGGTACAGCTCAGTGAGGATGCCGAACTGTGCGCCAGCGCACGCCAGATCGCGCTCGAGCTGCTGACAGTCGCGGAGTTTCGATGA
- a CDS encoding Bax inhibitor-1/YccA family protein: protein MAYHDTHVAQHSSQAVSASKVLRNTYALLAMTLLFSAITAGAAMAMGVERMNILVFFIGAYGLMFLVHKTANSAAGLLATFAFTGFMGFTLGPILSAYLALPNGAALIMNALAMTGLTFIGLSAVALITKKDFSFLGNFLMAGAIVLILAMVAGLVFQIPTLMLMVSAGFVLFASAAILFQTSEIVHRAGETNYILATITLYVSIYNLFVSLLSLLGIMSND, encoded by the coding sequence ATGGCCTATCACGACACACATGTGGCCCAGCACTCGTCGCAGGCCGTCAGTGCCAGCAAAGTGCTGCGCAATACCTATGCGCTGCTGGCGATGACGCTGCTGTTCTCCGCCATCACAGCGGGTGCCGCCATGGCCATGGGCGTCGAGCGGATGAACATCCTGGTCTTCTTCATCGGCGCATACGGCTTGATGTTCCTGGTGCACAAGACCGCCAACTCGGCCGCCGGCCTGCTGGCGACCTTCGCCTTCACCGGCTTCATGGGCTTTACCCTCGGCCCGATTCTCAGTGCCTACCTGGCGCTGCCCAACGGGGCCGCGCTGATCATGAACGCCCTGGCCATGACCGGGTTGACTTTCATCGGTCTCTCCGCGGTGGCGCTGATCACGAAGAAGGATTTCAGTTTCCTGGGCAACTTCCTGATGGCCGGTGCCATCGTGCTGATCCTGGCCATGGTGGCGGGCCTGGTCTTTCAAATCCCCACCCTGATGCTGATGGTGTCGGCTGGCTTCGTGCTGTTCGCCTCGGCCGCCATCCTCTTCCAGACCAGCGAAATCGTACATCGCGCCGGCGAGACCAATTACATCCTCGCCACCATCACCCTGTACGTCTCGATCTACAACCTCTTCGTCAGCCTGCTGTCTCTGCTCGGCATCATGAGCAACGACTGA
- the tusD gene encoding sulfurtransferase complex subunit TusD yields MRYGLLVEGAPYSSQASHSALRFAMALIARGHRVESVFFYHDGVYNASRLAAPPQDEPHLHDAWCSLHAEHATRLQVCIAAALRRGLLDSREADRHGKSGHSVEPPFELTGLGQLVDLGHSVDRLVTFAP; encoded by the coding sequence ATGCGCTATGGTCTACTCGTCGAGGGAGCGCCCTACAGCAGCCAGGCATCCCACTCTGCGCTACGTTTTGCCATGGCGCTGATCGCCAGAGGACATCGGGTGGAAAGCGTCTTCTTCTACCATGATGGGGTCTACAATGCCTCTCGCCTTGCCGCACCGCCCCAGGACGAACCGCATCTTCACGATGCCTGGTGCTCACTCCATGCCGAGCACGCTACCCGGCTACAGGTCTGTATCGCCGCCGCCTTGCGCCGCGGGCTGCTCGATTCGCGCGAAGCCGATCGGCATGGCAAGTCGGGGCACAGCGTCGAACCTCCCTTCGAGCTGACGGGGCTTGGCCAACTGGTCGATCTGGGGCACTCGGTCGACCGGCTGGTGACCTTCGCCCCCTGA
- the tusC gene encoding sulfurtransferase complex subunit TusC — translation MPTCPPVTGDVLVILRHAPHGSSWLREGLDAALVAAAFGQSVTLLFQGDGVLALAKGQQGGPLGQKGTAATLDMLAMYDIESVHFDPEALERFGLAQQDLQLPATAVDAGSLPPMIAGHRLVLTF, via the coding sequence ATGCCAACATGCCCCCCGGTCACCGGAGACGTGCTGGTCATCCTGCGGCATGCACCGCATGGCAGCAGTTGGCTGCGCGAAGGCCTCGACGCCGCGCTGGTGGCCGCCGCCTTCGGTCAGTCGGTAACCCTGCTGTTCCAGGGCGACGGCGTGCTGGCCCTGGCCAAGGGGCAGCAGGGCGGCCCGCTCGGCCAGAAGGGCACTGCAGCGACCCTCGATATGCTGGCCATGTACGATATCGAGTCGGTCCACTTCGATCCGGAGGCGCTCGAGCGCTTCGGGCTTGCCCAGCAGGATCTGCAGCTCCCTGCCACGGCAGTCGACGCCGGCTCGCTCCCGCCAATGATTGCCGGGCATCGGCTGGTCCTGACATTCTGA
- the tusB gene encoding sulfurtransferase complex subunit TusB, with amino-acid sequence MILHILNRPPSSSLVYRDALAAMGGTDRLLLIEDGVLGAMTAQVRHFQAIDGRLFALREDLSARGLEGQCDASVQVVDVDGFVTLTEEADKTVSWF; translated from the coding sequence ATGATCCTGCATATTCTCAATCGACCGCCCAGTTCGAGCCTGGTCTACCGCGACGCGCTCGCTGCGATGGGGGGCACGGATCGACTGCTGCTGATCGAGGACGGCGTGCTGGGCGCCATGACGGCGCAGGTTCGCCACTTCCAGGCGATCGACGGGCGCCTTTTCGCGCTGCGCGAGGATCTCAGCGCGCGCGGTCTCGAGGGCCAGTGCGATGCCAGCGTCCAGGTCGTCGACGTGGATGGCTTCGTCACCCTGACCGAAGAGGCCGACAAGACAGTGAGCTGGTTCTGA
- a CDS encoding TusE/DsrC/DsvC family sulfur relay protein translates to MASSEIDRYLQVGDERIALDPEGYLVDLSAWTPAVAEALAAEEGRELTTEHWEVIEVLRRFYERYEAAPAMRPLVKAVNQSLGPEKGRSLHLMKLFPDSPAKVAARLAGLPKPANCL, encoded by the coding sequence ATGGCTTCCTCCGAGATCGATCGTTACCTGCAGGTCGGCGACGAGCGCATCGCCCTCGACCCCGAGGGCTATCTTGTCGACCTCTCGGCCTGGACCCCGGCCGTGGCCGAAGCCCTGGCCGCCGAGGAGGGGCGCGAGCTGACGACGGAGCACTGGGAGGTGATCGAGGTGCTGCGCCGCTTCTATGAGCGCTATGAAGCAGCGCCGGCCATGCGCCCGCTGGTCAAGGCGGTGAACCAGTCGCTGGGACCGGAGAAGGGGCGCTCGTTGCACCTGATGAAACTCTTTCCCGACAGCCCCGCCAAGGTGGCTGCACGCCTTGCCGGGCTGCCGAAGCCCGCCAACTGTCTCTGA
- a CDS encoding ACP phosphodiesterase, whose translation MNFLAHAWLARGGSDDFLYGNLIADGVKGRDLTAWPAEVANGIRHHRRVDAFVDAHPVVLAARRRAPPEYRRYAGIALDLVWDHFVAQELALDQRPSRLVQRSYRVLSHRPAPARLERMIPALVAQDWLHRYADFAFTCDAVRGIGQRLSGPNRLAALVPWLEEDYVALEYDFRRLWPAVAMALEVAPGSERLSRP comes from the coding sequence ATGAACTTCCTGGCCCATGCCTGGCTTGCCCGCGGCGGCAGCGACGACTTCCTCTACGGCAACCTGATCGCCGACGGCGTGAAGGGCCGCGACCTCACCGCCTGGCCCGCCGAAGTGGCCAACGGTATTCGCCACCACCGTCGCGTCGACGCCTTCGTCGACGCGCACCCGGTGGTGCTCGCGGCCCGCCGACGTGCGCCCCCAGAGTATCGGCGCTACGCAGGGATCGCCCTCGATCTGGTGTGGGACCATTTCGTGGCACAGGAACTCGCGCTGGATCAGCGGCCGTCTCGCCTGGTCCAGCGCAGCTACCGGGTGCTGAGTCACCGACCTGCGCCGGCGCGCCTGGAGCGGATGATTCCGGCCCTGGTCGCCCAGGACTGGCTGCACCGCTACGCCGACTTCGCCTTTACCTGCGATGCGGTGCGCGGGATCGGCCAGCGCCTCTCCGGCCCGAACCGCCTGGCGGCACTGGTGCCCTGGTTGGAGGAGGACTACGTCGCCCTGGAGTACGACTTCCGCCGGCTGTGGCCGGCAGTGGCGATGGCGCTCGAAGTAGCCCCCGGCAGCGAACGCCTCAGCCGCCCCTAA